From a single Pelmatolapia mariae isolate MD_Pm_ZW linkage group LG20, Pm_UMD_F_2, whole genome shotgun sequence genomic region:
- the myt1b gene encoding myelin transcription factor 1 isoform X4: protein MKLCRTFLENEFRGELVNQRWTRGERTSSRCQASQRLQSRRPIMMSVEGDDKRTRTRSKGIRVPIEVVGQELSILGCPIARKRRLDEAEAEQEQEQETERPASKRKSHPLKLALDEGFSAESDASSEAEGDGEKTEGAKVEEEVEETDTGVEEEREEMTELTQDGQTNGREENTQQKEEEETYKKENFAADEEEECVIIEPELRAAVPAAEECHSPSQSTEEVANSLLHLGCVNNNNAPTVAIQQTVAMETEKDVTLAVTQGEEVKDGQEKDTNEGEEEDEEVAHGVQALKESSALQQEAADVEDEQGEHEDMSNHVSPQHLTKSDQCEQFIGKDNEKEKIVVPMQQRQGTSADEEEHRGVLPISDVPTAIRIITSTAAAQGTHIKAEDHRASPLEDYNSCGASPFENRASPQDSSLKASSIPNYKASPPLSYSSHRASPLEDYFPIPRGENYKIHKASSSASPDIIEVRSDKSEDKDFDDVDGDDERDDEDSLSQRSAVTDESEMFDMTRGNLGLLEQAIALKAEQVKPAGPRELLCTPDIHHQRYFTMEDRPKHLEVIRKSYFSKESSRPEKRENKCPTPGCDGTGHVTGLYPHHRSLSGCPHKDRIPPEILAMHENVLKCPTPGCTGQGHVNSNRNTHRSLSGCPIAAAEKLSKSHDKQHLSQSGSEHLKGSPNDRVLSPTLTSSPSPPCRPMCFVKQLEVPQYGSYRPNMAPSTPRANLAKELEKYSKVSFDYASFDAQVFGKRTLAPKMPTSETSPKAFKTKPSFPKSSSPSLSLHGYGKSSSLAYDYAHDAEAAHMAATAILNLSTRCWEKPENLSTKPQNKEMDIEVDENGTLDLSMKKPIKREGSLSGTSPDVRSPDPSSSSSSLHHGGNSGMTSPSIHTYKQEDWEGPLDYTKPNRQREEEMDEMEHTGQSYVSSEPEDCDMMQDCLEERKYPGEVTTPSFKVKFQPKDSKKELLSCPTPGCDGSGHITGNYASHRSLSGCPLADKSLRSLMAAHTPELKCPTPGCDGSGHITGNYASHRSLSGCPRAKKSGIKTPTKDNQEDSELLKCPVPGCDSLGHISGKYATHRSAYGCPLAARRQKEGLLNGTPFNWKAFKTEGPTCPTPGCDGSGHANGSFLTHRSLSGCPRALYAKKKAKFPTEDYLSTKFRASDVLDNDEDIKQLNKEINDLNESNNEMEADMVNLQTQISSMEKNLKSIEHENKMIEEQNEALFMELSGLSRALIRSLANIRLPHMQEPITEQNFDRYISTLTDMYTNKDCFQSPENKALLESINKAVKGIKV, encoded by the exons CATTCTGGGTTGCCCCATAGCGAGAAAGCGCCGTCTAGACGAAGCAGAGGCAGAGCAGGAacaagaacaggaaacagaacGGCCTGCCTCCAAGAGGAAGTCCCACCCCCTGAAACTAGCCCTAGATGAAGGTTTCAGTGCAGAGAGTGACGCAAGCAGTGAGGCTGAGGGCGATGGAGAGAAAACAGAAGGAGCCAAGGTAGAAGAGGAAGTGGAGGAGACAGACACAGGtgtggaggaggagagagaggaaatgACAGAACTCACACAGGACGGACAGACAAACGGTCGGGAGGAGAACACACaacagaaagaggaggaagagacgtATAAGAAGGAGAACTTTGCAGCTGATGAAG AGGAGGAGTGTGTGATCATCGAGCCTGAGCTCAGAGCAGCGGTACCTGCAGCCGAGGAGTGTCACTCTCCCTCACAGAGCACCGAGGAGGTGGCCaactctctcctccacctgggctgtgtcaacaacaacaatgctccAACTGTGGCCATTCAGCAGACTGTTGCTATGGAGACCGAGAAGGATGTCACATTGGCTGTTACACAGGGTGAAGAAGTAAAGGACGGGCAGGAGAAGGACACGAAcgaaggagaagaggaagatgaggaggtGGCACATGGAGTTCAAGCACTGAAGGAGTCATCTGCTCTGCAGCAGGAGGCAGCTGATGTGGAGGATGAGCAAGGGGAGCACGAAGATATGAGCAACCACGTGAGCCCACAGCATCTGACTAAAAGTGACCAGTGTGAACAGTTCATAGGTAAAgacaatgaaaaagaaaagatagtAGTGCCAATGCAGCAGAGGCAGGGCACTTCAGCAGATGAGGAGGAGCACAGGGGTGTTTTGCCCATTTCTGATGTGCCAACTGCTATCCGCATCATCACCAGCACCGCAGCAGCTCAGGGAACACACATCAAGGCTGAAGACCACAGGGCCAGTCCTCTGGAGGACTACAACTCATGCGGGGCAAGTCCCTTTGAGAATAGAGCCAGTCCACAAGACAGCTCTCTTAAGGCTAGCTCAATTCCGAACTATAAGGCCAGCCCTCCTTTAAGCTACAGCTCCCACAGGGCCAGTCCACTGGAGGACTACTTTCCCATTCCCAGAGGGGAGAACTACAAAATCCACAAAGCTTCATCCTCAGCCTCTCCTGACATTATCGAGGTACGATCCGATAAGTCAGAGGACAAAGACTTTGACGACGTGGATGGAGATGACGAGCGCGATGATGAAGACAGCCTGTCGCAGCGCTCGGCAGTGACGGACGAGTCAGAGATGTTCGACATGACCCGAGGGAACCTGGGCCTGCTAGAGCAAGCCATTGCCCTGAAGGCAGAGCAGGTGAAGCCAGCAGGGCCCAGAGAGCTGCTCTGCACACCAGATATCCACCACCAGCGGTACTTCACCATGGAGGACAGGCCCAAGCACCTGGAGGTCATCCGCAAGAGCTATTTCAGCAAAG AGAGCAGCAGGCCAGAGAAGAGGGAGAACAAGTGTCCCACACCGGGATGTGATGGCACTGGTCACGTGACCGGTCTTTACCCCCACCACCGCAGCCTGTCAGGCTGTCCGCACAAGGACAGGATCCCCCCAGAGA TTCTGGCCATGCATGAAAACGTGCTGAAGTGTCCGActcctggctgcacaggtcagGGCCATGTCAACAGCAACCGCAACACACACCGCAg TCTTTCTGGTTGTCCCATCGCTGCTGCAGAGAAGCTGTCTAAGAGCCACGATAAGCAGCATCTCTCTCAGTCAGGGAGCGAGCACCTCAAAGGAAGTCCCAATGACAGAGTGCTGAG CCCCACCCTGacgtcctctccctctccccccTGCAGACCCATGTGTTTTGTGAAGCAGCTAGAGGTGCCCCAGTACGGGAGCTACAGGCCCAACATGGCGCCTTCCACACCTCGCGCCAACTTGGCCAAGGAGCTGGAGAAGTACTCCAAGGTGTCCTTCGATTATGCAAGCTTCGATGCTCAAGTGTTCGGGAAGCGCACGCTTGCTCCAAAGATGCCCACCAGCGAAACCTCACCTAAAGCCttcaaaa CTAAGCCGTCATTCCCCAAGTCATCATCACCTAGCCTCAGCCTCCACGGTTATGGGAAAAGCTCCTCATTGGCCTACGACTACGCCCATGATGCCGAAGCTGCTCACATGGCTGCCACTGCCATCCTTAACCTGTCTACTCGCTGCTGGGAGAAACCTGAGAACCTTAGCACCAAACCCCAAAACAAG GAAATGGACATTGAAGTGGATGAGAACGGCACCCTGGACCTGAGCATGAAAAAGCCCATTAAACGAGAGGGAAGTCTGTCTGGGACGAGTCCCGACGTTCGGTCTCCAgacccttcctcctcctcttcctcgctGCATCATGGTGGAAACAGCGGGATGACATCACCAAGCATACACACCTACAAGCAGGAGGACTGGGAGGGACCTCTGGATTACACCAAACCTAACCgtcagagagaggaggaaatgGACGAG ATGGAGCATACCGGCCAGTCGTACGTCTCATCCGAACCAGAGGACTGTGACATGATGCAGGATTGCCTAGAGGAGAGGAAATACCCAGGAGAGGTCACAACCCCGAGCTTCAAGGTCAAATTTCAGCCCAAAGATAGCAAGAAGGAGTTGCTCTC GTGTCCAACACCTGGCTGTGATGGCAGCGGCCACATCACTGGGAACTATGCGTCCCATCGCAG TCTGTCTGGGTGTCCTCTCGCTGATAAGAGCCTTCGGTCCCTCATGGCGGCCCACACCCCTGAACTCAA aTGCCCCACTCCAGGATGTGACGGCTCAGGTCACATCACAGGAAACTATGCCTCACACAGAAG TCTCTCTGGGTGCCCGCGTGCCAAGAAAAGTGGAATTAAAACTCCTACCAAGGACAACCAGGAGGACTCCGAGCTTTTAAA ATGTCCGGTGCCGGGCTGTGACAGCCTGGGCCACATCAGTGGAAAGTACGCCACACATCGTAGCGCTTACGGGTGCCCGCTGGCGGCCCGTAGACAAAAGGAGGGTCTTCTGAATGGCACGCCATTCAACTGGAAGGCCTTCAAGACAGAGGGTCCAACCTGCCCCACCCCAGGTTGTGATGGCTCTGGACATGCTAACGGAAGTTTCCTCACACACCGCAG CCTCTCAGGATGCCCCAGAGCTTTGTATGCTAAGAAGAAGGCCAAGTTCCCTACAGAAGACTATCTGAGCACTAAGTTCAGAGCCAGTGATG TTTTGGACAATGATGAGGACATCAAGCAGCTCAACAAAGAGATTAATGACCTTAATGAATCCAACAATGAAATGGAGGCTGACATGGTCAACCTGCAGactcag ATCTCCTCTATGGAGAAGAACCTGAAAAGCATTGAGCACGAGAATAAGATGATTGAGGAGCAGAATGAGGCTCTGTTCATGGAGCTGTCTGGTCTGAGCCGAGCCCTCATCCGCAGCCTGGCTAATATCCGTCTGCCGCACATG CAGGagccaatcacagagcagaACTTTGACAGATACATCAGcaccctgactgacatgtacaCCAACAAGGACTGCTTCCAGAGCCCTGAGAACAAGGCTCTGCTGGAGAGCATCAACAAAGCTGTGAAGGGCATCAAGGTTTGA
- the myt1b gene encoding myelin transcription factor 1 isoform X3 translates to MKLCRTFLENEFRGELVNQRWTRGERTSSRCQASQRLQSRRPIMMSVEGDDKRTRTRSKGIRVPIEVVGQELSCPTPGCNGSGHISGRYSRHRSILGCPIARKRRLDEAEAEQEQEQETERPASKRKSHPLKLALDEGFSAESDASSEAEGDGEKTEGAKVEEEVEETDTGVEEEREEMTELTQDGQTNGREENTQQKEEEETYKKENFAADEEEECVIIEPELRAAVPAAEECHSPSQSTEEVANSLLHLGCVNNNNAPTVAIQQTVAMETEKDVTLAVTQGEEVKDGQEKDTNEGEEEDEEVAHGVQALKESSALQQEAADVEDEQGEHEDMSNHVSPQHLTKSDQCEQFIGKDNEKEKIVVPMQQRQGTSADEEEHRGVLPISDVPTAIRIITSTAAAQGTHIKAEDHRASPLEDYNSCGASPFENRASPQDSSLKASSIPNYKASPPLSYSSHRASPLEDYFPIPRGENYKIHKASSSASPDIIEVRSDKSEDKDFDDVDGDDERDDEDSLSQRSAVTDESEMFDMTRGNLGLLEQAIALKAEQVKPAGPRELLCTPDIHHQRYFTMEDRPKHLEVIRKSYFSKESSRPEKRENKCPTPGCDGTGHVTGLYPHHRSLSGCPHKDRIPPEILAMHENVLKCPTPGCTGQGHVNSNRNTHRSLSGCPIAAAEKLSKSHDKQHLSQSGSEHLKGSPNDRVLRPMCFVKQLEVPQYGSYRPNMAPSTPRANLAKELEKYSKVSFDYASFDAQVFGKRTLAPKMPTSETSPKAFKTKPSFPKSSSPSLSLHGYGKSSSLAYDYAHDAEAAHMAATAILNLSTRCWEKPENLSTKPQNKEMDIEVDENGTLDLSMKKPIKREGSLSGTSPDVRSPDPSSSSSSLHHGGNSGMTSPSIHTYKQEDWEGPLDYTKPNRQREEEMDEMEHTGQSYVSSEPEDCDMMQDCLEERKYPGEVTTPSFKVKFQPKDSKKELLSCPTPGCDGSGHITGNYASHRSLSGCPLADKSLRSLMAAHTPELKCPTPGCDGSGHITGNYASHRSLSGCPRAKKSGIKTPTKDNQEDSELLKCPVPGCDSLGHISGKYATHRSAYGCPLAARRQKEGLLNGTPFNWKAFKTEGPTCPTPGCDGSGHANGSFLTHRSLSGCPRALYAKKKAKFPTEDYLSTKFRASDVLDNDEDIKQLNKEINDLNESNNEMEADMVNLQTQISSMEKNLKSIEHENKMIEEQNEALFMELSGLSRALIRSLANIRLPHMQEPITEQNFDRYISTLTDMYTNKDCFQSPENKALLESINKAVKGIKV, encoded by the exons CTGCCCCACCCCTGGATGCAATGGCTCTGGCCATATCAGTGGGAGATACTCACGACACAGAAG CATTCTGGGTTGCCCCATAGCGAGAAAGCGCCGTCTAGACGAAGCAGAGGCAGAGCAGGAacaagaacaggaaacagaacGGCCTGCCTCCAAGAGGAAGTCCCACCCCCTGAAACTAGCCCTAGATGAAGGTTTCAGTGCAGAGAGTGACGCAAGCAGTGAGGCTGAGGGCGATGGAGAGAAAACAGAAGGAGCCAAGGTAGAAGAGGAAGTGGAGGAGACAGACACAGGtgtggaggaggagagagaggaaatgACAGAACTCACACAGGACGGACAGACAAACGGTCGGGAGGAGAACACACaacagaaagaggaggaagagacgtATAAGAAGGAGAACTTTGCAGCTGATGAAG AGGAGGAGTGTGTGATCATCGAGCCTGAGCTCAGAGCAGCGGTACCTGCAGCCGAGGAGTGTCACTCTCCCTCACAGAGCACCGAGGAGGTGGCCaactctctcctccacctgggctgtgtcaacaacaacaatgctccAACTGTGGCCATTCAGCAGACTGTTGCTATGGAGACCGAGAAGGATGTCACATTGGCTGTTACACAGGGTGAAGAAGTAAAGGACGGGCAGGAGAAGGACACGAAcgaaggagaagaggaagatgaggaggtGGCACATGGAGTTCAAGCACTGAAGGAGTCATCTGCTCTGCAGCAGGAGGCAGCTGATGTGGAGGATGAGCAAGGGGAGCACGAAGATATGAGCAACCACGTGAGCCCACAGCATCTGACTAAAAGTGACCAGTGTGAACAGTTCATAGGTAAAgacaatgaaaaagaaaagatagtAGTGCCAATGCAGCAGAGGCAGGGCACTTCAGCAGATGAGGAGGAGCACAGGGGTGTTTTGCCCATTTCTGATGTGCCAACTGCTATCCGCATCATCACCAGCACCGCAGCAGCTCAGGGAACACACATCAAGGCTGAAGACCACAGGGCCAGTCCTCTGGAGGACTACAACTCATGCGGGGCAAGTCCCTTTGAGAATAGAGCCAGTCCACAAGACAGCTCTCTTAAGGCTAGCTCAATTCCGAACTATAAGGCCAGCCCTCCTTTAAGCTACAGCTCCCACAGGGCCAGTCCACTGGAGGACTACTTTCCCATTCCCAGAGGGGAGAACTACAAAATCCACAAAGCTTCATCCTCAGCCTCTCCTGACATTATCGAGGTACGATCCGATAAGTCAGAGGACAAAGACTTTGACGACGTGGATGGAGATGACGAGCGCGATGATGAAGACAGCCTGTCGCAGCGCTCGGCAGTGACGGACGAGTCAGAGATGTTCGACATGACCCGAGGGAACCTGGGCCTGCTAGAGCAAGCCATTGCCCTGAAGGCAGAGCAGGTGAAGCCAGCAGGGCCCAGAGAGCTGCTCTGCACACCAGATATCCACCACCAGCGGTACTTCACCATGGAGGACAGGCCCAAGCACCTGGAGGTCATCCGCAAGAGCTATTTCAGCAAAG AGAGCAGCAGGCCAGAGAAGAGGGAGAACAAGTGTCCCACACCGGGATGTGATGGCACTGGTCACGTGACCGGTCTTTACCCCCACCACCGCAGCCTGTCAGGCTGTCCGCACAAGGACAGGATCCCCCCAGAGA TTCTGGCCATGCATGAAAACGTGCTGAAGTGTCCGActcctggctgcacaggtcagGGCCATGTCAACAGCAACCGCAACACACACCGCAg TCTTTCTGGTTGTCCCATCGCTGCTGCAGAGAAGCTGTCTAAGAGCCACGATAAGCAGCATCTCTCTCAGTCAGGGAGCGAGCACCTCAAAGGAAGTCCCAATGACAGAGTGCTGAG ACCCATGTGTTTTGTGAAGCAGCTAGAGGTGCCCCAGTACGGGAGCTACAGGCCCAACATGGCGCCTTCCACACCTCGCGCCAACTTGGCCAAGGAGCTGGAGAAGTACTCCAAGGTGTCCTTCGATTATGCAAGCTTCGATGCTCAAGTGTTCGGGAAGCGCACGCTTGCTCCAAAGATGCCCACCAGCGAAACCTCACCTAAAGCCttcaaaa CTAAGCCGTCATTCCCCAAGTCATCATCACCTAGCCTCAGCCTCCACGGTTATGGGAAAAGCTCCTCATTGGCCTACGACTACGCCCATGATGCCGAAGCTGCTCACATGGCTGCCACTGCCATCCTTAACCTGTCTACTCGCTGCTGGGAGAAACCTGAGAACCTTAGCACCAAACCCCAAAACAAG GAAATGGACATTGAAGTGGATGAGAACGGCACCCTGGACCTGAGCATGAAAAAGCCCATTAAACGAGAGGGAAGTCTGTCTGGGACGAGTCCCGACGTTCGGTCTCCAgacccttcctcctcctcttcctcgctGCATCATGGTGGAAACAGCGGGATGACATCACCAAGCATACACACCTACAAGCAGGAGGACTGGGAGGGACCTCTGGATTACACCAAACCTAACCgtcagagagaggaggaaatgGACGAG ATGGAGCATACCGGCCAGTCGTACGTCTCATCCGAACCAGAGGACTGTGACATGATGCAGGATTGCCTAGAGGAGAGGAAATACCCAGGAGAGGTCACAACCCCGAGCTTCAAGGTCAAATTTCAGCCCAAAGATAGCAAGAAGGAGTTGCTCTC GTGTCCAACACCTGGCTGTGATGGCAGCGGCCACATCACTGGGAACTATGCGTCCCATCGCAG TCTGTCTGGGTGTCCTCTCGCTGATAAGAGCCTTCGGTCCCTCATGGCGGCCCACACCCCTGAACTCAA aTGCCCCACTCCAGGATGTGACGGCTCAGGTCACATCACAGGAAACTATGCCTCACACAGAAG TCTCTCTGGGTGCCCGCGTGCCAAGAAAAGTGGAATTAAAACTCCTACCAAGGACAACCAGGAGGACTCCGAGCTTTTAAA ATGTCCGGTGCCGGGCTGTGACAGCCTGGGCCACATCAGTGGAAAGTACGCCACACATCGTAGCGCTTACGGGTGCCCGCTGGCGGCCCGTAGACAAAAGGAGGGTCTTCTGAATGGCACGCCATTCAACTGGAAGGCCTTCAAGACAGAGGGTCCAACCTGCCCCACCCCAGGTTGTGATGGCTCTGGACATGCTAACGGAAGTTTCCTCACACACCGCAG CCTCTCAGGATGCCCCAGAGCTTTGTATGCTAAGAAGAAGGCCAAGTTCCCTACAGAAGACTATCTGAGCACTAAGTTCAGAGCCAGTGATG TTTTGGACAATGATGAGGACATCAAGCAGCTCAACAAAGAGATTAATGACCTTAATGAATCCAACAATGAAATGGAGGCTGACATGGTCAACCTGCAGactcag ATCTCCTCTATGGAGAAGAACCTGAAAAGCATTGAGCACGAGAATAAGATGATTGAGGAGCAGAATGAGGCTCTGTTCATGGAGCTGTCTGGTCTGAGCCGAGCCCTCATCCGCAGCCTGGCTAATATCCGTCTGCCGCACATG CAGGagccaatcacagagcagaACTTTGACAGATACATCAGcaccctgactgacatgtacaCCAACAAGGACTGCTTCCAGAGCCCTGAGAACAAGGCTCTGCTGGAGAGCATCAACAAAGCTGTGAAGGGCATCAAGGTTTGA